The DNA sequence GCGGAAACGGCTGGTTCTGCTGGTTCTGCTGGGTGGTGTAGACCTGCACCGCCTCGCCGAGCTCCGTCGCCGACTCGGTGTCGGCCGCGACGTGCGTCAGGGCCAGGAAGCTGCCGGGCGCCAGCCTTTCGCGGTAGCGGGCGAGGATGCTCACCGGGTCCCACGAATCGGGCACGAAGTGCAGCAGCAGCAACATGAACAGGCCGGTCGGCTGGCCCGGGTCGAGCAGCTTGCCGGCACCCGCGAAGATCTCGTCGACGTCGCGCAGGTCCGCCTGGATCACCGCGCAACGGTCGTTGCCCTGCAGCAGCAGCTCGCTGTGCGCCACCGCGACCGGCTCGCGGTCGACGTACACGACGCGGCACGAAGGGTCGGCCTGCTGGACGATCTCGTGCAGGTTCCCCACCGTCGGGATGCCCGCCCCGACGTCGAGGAACTGCCGGATCCCGGCGTCGACCATGTGCCGCGCGGCGCGGCGCAGGAACGCGCGGTTGAGCCTCGCGGCGTCGCGGATACCCGGCATGATCTTGAGGATCTGCTCCCCGAGCGCGCGGTCGGCGGCGAAGTTGTGGTCGCCGTCGAGCCAGAAGTCGTACACCCGCGCGGGATTCGGCACCGAGGTGTCGACCTCCGACGGTACCCAGCTCGTTTCCCCGGTCACCCTGACCTCCACCCCTCGCGGACTTGCCGGCGACATCGGCCGGCGATATCGATCGGCGGCATCGATTGACGGCGGAGTGTAGCCCCGCTCATCCGTTCGTGTGGCGGCACTGCCGGTGTTCTCGCCGCCGGTCCTAGGGTGTGCCCGGTGACGAACGACCCGCGCGCCGTCCCCGGTCGCCGGCCAGTGCTCGGGCACACGGTGGCGCTGCTGCGCGACCCGCTGAAACTGTTCGATTCCCTGCCCGCGCACGGAGATGTCGTCGAACTGCGCCTGGGGCCGCTGCCGGTGCACGTCGTCACCAGCCCCGAACTGGCCTGGCGGGTACTGGCCACCGACGCCGACAAGTTCGACAAGGGCCTCGTCTTCGACAAGATGCGCCCGCTGTTCGGCGACGGGCTGGCCACCTCGAACGGCGAGCTCAACCGCCGGCAGCGCCGGATGGTCATGCCCGCCTTCGGCCGGACGCGGATCGCGGGCTACGCCGAGAACACGATGACCGCCCTGGCCGACGAGCTGGCCGGCTCCTGGCGGCCCGGCGAAGTCGTCGAGTTCGACCAGCGGATGCAGGACCTGGTGCTCACCATCGCCGGGCAGACGCTGTTCTCCACCGCCCTCGGCGACGACGTGCTCGCCGAGATCCGCCGCTCGATTCCGATCATGCTGAAGTACGTGCTGGTCCGGGCGTTCTCGCCGAAGTTCGTCGAGAAGCTGCCGATCCCGGCGAACCGCCGGTTCGACGCCGCCGCGGCCCGGCTGCGCGAGGTGATCGGCGCGACCGTCGTCGCCGCGCGGAAGGAGGGCGCCGACCACGGTGACCTGCTGTCGATGCTGCTGGCGGCGCGGGACGAGGACACCGGCGAGGGCATGTCCGACCGCCAGGTGCACGACGAGGTCATCACGATCCTCACCACCGGCGCCGAAACGACCGCCGTGGCGCTGGCCTGGTTCTTCCACGAGCTCGGGCAGCACCCGGATGTCGAACGGCGGTTCCACGCGGAGGTGGACGAGGTCCTCGACGGCCGTCCCGCACGCTTCGAGGACCTGCCGGAACTGGTCTACACGAACCAGATCGTGAACGAGATCGTCCGCCGCACCCCGCCGCTGATCCTCATGCGCCGGGCGCGTGAAGACGTCGAACTCGGCGGTGTCACGATCCCCGCGGGCAGCGAGGTGGCGGTCAGCCAGCACACGCTGCACCGGGATCCGCGCTGGTTCCCCGAGCCCGGGCGGTTCGACCCGGACCGCTGGGCGCCCGGACGGGCCGCGGAACTGCCGAAGGGCGCGTACATCCCGTTCGGGGCCGGCGCGCGGCTGTGTCCCGGGCACGTGTTCGCGCCGACCGAGATCGCCATCGTCGCCGCGACCATCGGCGCCCGCTGGCGGCTGGTCCCGGTGCCGGGCAAGAAGGTCCGGGCGCAGCTCAAGGCCACGATGCAGCCGAACCGGCTGCCGATGACCGTGGTGCCGCGGCAGACCTGACGGTGCCTGATCGGCTACCAGGTGTAGTGTTTCGTGGTCCTCAGCTCGTCACCCGTCCGGAGGGAAGAACGGCGTGAGACTGCCGGTCAAGCTGACGTCGGCGTTGTTCGCCTGCGTCGTCCTGCTCGGGTCCCTGACCGCCGCGGTCCCCGCCGAAGCGGCCGCGATCTCCTGCGCCGACACGGATCTGCCGGTCACCGGGCCCGGGCTGCCGCCGCTCGTGCCGGGCGCGCCCGCGACGGTGCACGGCCGGCTGTGCCTGCCCGCCGGCGCGGTGCCGGACGCCGTCCAGCTGCTCGTGCACGGCGGCACGTACAACAGCGCGTACTGGGATCTGCCGTACCAGCCGGAGCGCTACTCCTACCAGCGCGACATGGCTTCGCACGGCTACGCGACGTTCGCCGCGGACCAGCTCGGCGCCGGCGGCAGCAGCCACCCGCTCAGCCTGCCGCTGACGGTGCAGGCCGAAGCCGAGGCGCTGCACGAGGTGATCGGCCACCTGCGCGCCGGGCACGTCGGCGGCACGGCGTTCGCGAGGGTCGTCATCGTCGGCCACTCGGTCGGGTCCGGGGTCGTCGCCGTGGAGGCGGGGACCTACCACGACGTCGACGGCGTGATCCTGACCGGCGTCACGCACCTGCCCGCGCTGCCGGTGCTGGCGCTGGGCGCGGCGCTCGGGCTGCAGCCGGCGTCGTTCGACGACCAGCTGGCCCACCTGGGCAGCGACCCGCTGTACTTCACGACGCGGCCGGGGGCGCGGGCCGGGCTGTTCTACGCCGCCGGTGACGCCGACCCGGGCGTGATCGCGGCCGACGAAGCCACGAAGGACCAGGTCTCGGTGCCGGGGATGGGCACGGTGGCGTTGTTCGGCATCGTGCTGCCCGCGACGTGGGGAATCACCGTCCCGGTTTTCCAGGTGGTCGGGGAAAAGGACGTGCTTTTCTGCGGGCTGCTCGCCCTTCGCGACTGTTCGAGCGCCGCGACACTGCGGGCCCAGGAGGCGCCGTATTACCGGGACCCGTCGAAGCTGTCGATGTTCGTGCTCCCCGGCGCGGGGCATTCCGTTGCGCTGCACGAAAACGCCGGACAGTACCGGGATGCCACCCGAACGTGGCTGAATGACCGGATCGGCGTAACTGCTCAGGGTTATCACTCGATTGGATGAACACTGATCAGTGCGCGTGACGCCATTTCGCGCCAAGATATATCGGTTCCCCGAGCTGGAGTGCGCACTAGACCCTT is a window from the Amycolatopsis sp. NBC_00355 genome containing:
- a CDS encoding alpha/beta hydrolase; protein product: MRLPVKLTSALFACVVLLGSLTAAVPAEAAAISCADTDLPVTGPGLPPLVPGAPATVHGRLCLPAGAVPDAVQLLVHGGTYNSAYWDLPYQPERYSYQRDMASHGYATFAADQLGAGGSSHPLSLPLTVQAEAEALHEVIGHLRAGHVGGTAFARVVIVGHSVGSGVVAVEAGTYHDVDGVILTGVTHLPALPVLALGAALGLQPASFDDQLAHLGSDPLYFTTRPGARAGLFYAAGDADPGVIAADEATKDQVSVPGMGTVALFGIVLPATWGITVPVFQVVGEKDVLFCGLLALRDCSSAATLRAQEAPYYRDPSKLSMFVLPGAGHSVALHENAGQYRDATRTWLNDRIGVTAQGYHSIG
- a CDS encoding cytochrome P450, which gives rise to MTNDPRAVPGRRPVLGHTVALLRDPLKLFDSLPAHGDVVELRLGPLPVHVVTSPELAWRVLATDADKFDKGLVFDKMRPLFGDGLATSNGELNRRQRRMVMPAFGRTRIAGYAENTMTALADELAGSWRPGEVVEFDQRMQDLVLTIAGQTLFSTALGDDVLAEIRRSIPIMLKYVLVRAFSPKFVEKLPIPANRRFDAAAARLREVIGATVVAARKEGADHGDLLSMLLAARDEDTGEGMSDRQVHDEVITILTTGAETTAVALAWFFHELGQHPDVERRFHAEVDEVLDGRPARFEDLPELVYTNQIVNEIVRRTPPLILMRRAREDVELGGVTIPAGSEVAVSQHTLHRDPRWFPEPGRFDPDRWAPGRAAELPKGAYIPFGAGARLCPGHVFAPTEIAIVAATIGARWRLVPVPGKKVRAQLKATMQPNRLPMTVVPRQT
- a CDS encoding SAM-dependent methyltransferase gives rise to the protein MTGETSWVPSEVDTSVPNPARVYDFWLDGDHNFAADRALGEQILKIMPGIRDAARLNRAFLRRAARHMVDAGIRQFLDVGAGIPTVGNLHEIVQQADPSCRVVYVDREPVAVAHSELLLQGNDRCAVIQADLRDVDEIFAGAGKLLDPGQPTGLFMLLLLHFVPDSWDPVSILARYRERLAPGSFLALTHVAADTESATELGEAVQVYTTQQNQQNQPFPRTQEEVLRFFDGFDLVEPGLVGCALWNPEGAGDMSDDPAINVLPYAGVGRKPDSP